Genomic DNA from Halorussus rarus:
GTCATCGCCCGGCGGACGCTTCGGAACCTCCTCTCGGAGCGGATCACCCAGTTCGCGTTCGCGGTCCTGGTCGGGATCCTGATTCTCGGCGTCGTCGGACCGATGATCGCCCCGTACCAGTACAACGAACAGCAGACGACCGCCGACGGGGAGCTGATGCGGTACGAACCGCCGTCGCTCGACCATCCGCTCGGCACCAACGACCGGGGGGAGGACGTGCTCTCGCGGCTCCTGATCGGCGCGCGGACGACGCTGATCACGGGGCTGCTCGCGGGCGGGCTGATGATGACCGTCGGGCTGTCGGTGGGGATGACCGCCGGGTACGTCGGGGGGAAGACCGAGAGCTTCCTCATGCGACTGGTCGACTTCATGTACGGCATCCCGTTCATCCCGTTCGCCATCGTGCTCATCACGTTCTTCGGGGCGGGCTTCTACACCACGATCGCGATC
This window encodes:
- a CDS encoding ABC transporter permease: MSVAEQFEAYRESDLVVIARRTLRNLLSERITQFAFAVLVGILILGVVGPMIAPYQYNEQQTTADGELMRYEPPSLDHPLGTNDRGEDVLSRLLIGARTTLITGLLAGGLMMTVGLSVGMTAGYVGGKTESFLMRLVDFMYGIPFIPFAIVLITFFGAGFYTTIAILGLVLWRFIARVIRSQVLQIKQRPYIMAARASGASTLWIMRKHILPNIANMAALFFAMGVGLAILEQAGLSFIGVTDPFTPTWGIMIRNANQAGRVADAWWWSFPPGIMIALTVLSLYLLGRGYEGGGDDEVVV